In a genomic window of Thermoproteus tenax Kra 1:
- a CDS encoding HpcH/HpaI aldolase/citrate lyase family protein: MIRRSQLYVPGNNERMIRKAALELSPDSVILDLEDSVPPEEKDIARDLLMRIVPQLDWGTKEVCVRVNPMWTPYFYKDIELVLKLDVVKCVVVPKAEVPLDFVYQATGRSVEPLIETARGFIKMEEIVRSEGVAAVSYGVADFALSVGGHHRAYEGNQAIKTLVVAAARAYGVEPIDKVYFDLKDLEGFRRECAEAKALGFVGKQVIHPSQIPIANEVFSPTEEEIRQAEKIVKAYEEARARGRGAIRVDDQLVDYVHYQLARRLLEYARRTQSR; the protein is encoded by the coding sequence ATGATCCGTAGATCCCAGCTCTACGTGCCGGGGAACAACGAGAGGATGATCAGAAAGGCTGCCCTGGAGCTGTCGCCCGACTCAGTGATTCTCGACCTAGAGGACTCAGTCCCGCCGGAGGAGAAAGACATCGCCCGCGATCTGCTCATGAGGATAGTCCCACAGCTCGACTGGGGGACCAAGGAGGTGTGCGTCCGCGTAAACCCTATGTGGACGCCCTACTTTTATAAAGATATAGAGCTCGTCCTCAAGCTGGATGTTGTCAAATGCGTTGTAGTCCCCAAGGCGGAGGTGCCTCTGGACTTTGTCTATCAAGCCACGGGCAGATCCGTAGAGCCCCTCATAGAGACAGCCAGAGGCTTTATCAAAATGGAGGAGATAGTGAGGAGCGAGGGCGTGGCCGCAGTCTCCTATGGCGTTGCAGACTTCGCTCTCTCAGTAGGGGGACACCACAGAGCCTACGAGGGCAATCAAGCCATCAAGACGTTGGTCGTCGCGGCGGCTAGAGCCTATGGAGTGGAGCCCATAGACAAAGTATACTTCGATCTAAAGGACCTCGAGGGCTTCCGCAGGGAGTGTGCCGAAGCCAAGGCCCTGGGCTTTGTGGGCAAACAAGTGATCCACCCGAGCCAAATACCGATCGCCAACGAGGTGTTCTCGCCGACCGAGGAGGAGATCAGACAAGCCGAGAAGATAGTGAAGGCGTACGAGGAGGCCAGAGCGCGGGGGCGCGGCGCGATCAGAGTCGACGACCAGCTGGTGGACTACGTCCACTACCAGCTCGCCAGGAGGCTGCTAGAATACGCCAGGAGGACTCAGAGCCGGTAG